In Armatimonadota bacterium, the following proteins share a genomic window:
- the trpC gene encoding indole-3-glycerol phosphate synthase TrpC, with translation MSILEEIFAEKRARVASCKPSGLDDVKARAADAGPVRPFSAALLSSAHRPSLIAEVKRMSPSQGVICPDFRPLEIAAAFESVGADCLSVLTDEKWFGGSEEVFRAIRPTVALPMLRKDFVVDEYDVYAARAMGADAILLIVAGLTLGQLSGFQGLAWELGMDVLVEVHTAGEAEIALASGAKMIGVNNRNLHDFVENLETTESIFPRLSRESLLVSESSLKLNADVHRVAAAGARSVLIGTAFCRSDDPGGAVRSIMGW, from the coding sequence ATGTCTATCCTAGAAGAGATCTTTGCCGAAAAGCGGGCGCGGGTCGCCTCTTGCAAGCCTTCGGGACTGGATGATGTCAAAGCCCGCGCGGCCGACGCCGGCCCTGTCCGCCCTTTTTCGGCCGCGCTGCTGTCGAGTGCGCACCGACCTTCACTGATCGCCGAAGTCAAACGAATGAGCCCCAGTCAAGGCGTCATCTGTCCCGATTTCCGGCCGTTGGAAATCGCCGCGGCATTCGAGTCGGTCGGTGCGGACTGTTTGAGCGTCTTAACGGATGAAAAGTGGTTTGGCGGGAGCGAGGAGGTTTTCCGGGCGATCCGCCCCACGGTGGCGCTGCCGATGCTCCGCAAGGACTTTGTGGTTGACGAATACGACGTTTATGCGGCGCGGGCCATGGGTGCCGATGCGATCCTCCTGATCGTCGCCGGCCTGACCCTGGGCCAACTTTCAGGTTTTCAGGGCCTGGCCTGGGAGTTAGGCATGGATGTGCTCGTCGAAGTCCACACGGCAGGTGAAGCCGAGATCGCGTTGGCGAGCGGCGCAAAAATGATTGGCGTCAACAATAGAAATCTCCATGATTTTGTCGAAAATTTGGAAACGACAGAGTCTATTTTTCCTCGGTTGAGCCGGGAAAGCCTGTTGGTGAGCGAGAGTTCGCTCAAATTAAATGCCGATGTGCACCGGGTTGCCGCGGCGGGGGCCCGGAGCGTTTTGATTGGGACTGCATTTTGCCGGTCCGACGACCCCGGCGGGGCGGTAAGGTCGATCATGGGTTGGTGA
- a CDS encoding phosphoribosylanthranilate isomerase, whose protein sequence is MWRVKVCGLTNLEDAEFAWEEGADALGFVLEPKSPRFVADWAFLNQAHKLLGAQTVAVFGEYSPADLTVFDAVQAFGPDQKVGKAWMPVFRPRDNQPVDDWLAATSGWEWCALDPFSVVAQGGSGTRLDWDLAADFVKKFAGKVILAGGLNDENVGEAVERVRPYGVDASSGLEEFPGKKDESKVFGYIRNAKDALFRVHGSGIR, encoded by the coding sequence ATGTGGCGGGTCAAAGTTTGCGGGTTGACGAATTTGGAAGATGCCGAGTTCGCGTGGGAAGAGGGGGCAGACGCCCTCGGGTTCGTTTTGGAGCCCAAAAGCCCGAGATTTGTGGCCGATTGGGCCTTTTTAAACCAGGCGCACAAGCTCTTGGGCGCGCAAACGGTTGCGGTTTTCGGCGAATATTCCCCTGCCGATCTAACAGTGTTTGACGCGGTCCAGGCATTTGGGCCCGACCAAAAAGTGGGCAAGGCGTGGATGCCAGTCTTCCGGCCCCGTGACAATCAGCCGGTCGATGATTGGCTGGCCGCGACTTCCGGCTGGGAGTGGTGTGCTTTGGACCCGTTCAGCGTGGTGGCCCAAGGAGGTTCGGGGACTCGGTTGGATTGGGATCTGGCTGCTGATTTTGTAAAGAAATTTGCCGGCAAAGTTATACTGGCTGGTGGTCTCAACGATGAAAATGTCGGCGAGGCGGTTGAGCGGGTCAGGCCCTATGGCGTGGATGCCAGCAGTGGGCTAGAAGAGTTTCCGGGCAAGAAGGACGAGTCTAAAGTCTTTGGATATATCCGCAACGCCAAAGATGCGCTTTTCCGGGTTCATGGATCCGGAATCCGGTGA
- a CDS encoding ABC transporter ATP-binding protein, whose amino-acid sequence MLLLNLAIETKQLTKTYKTSSGPQSVVKDLDLQVERGEIFGFLGPNGAGKTTTIKILLGIIEATSGEATVLGNPAGDIESHRRLSYLPEKPYYYEHMTGLEITQFYASLFGIKDRDLCERLLNRVNLGNDMNRPISQYSKGMQQRVGLAQSLLNDPELLFLDEPTGGLDPIAHIEIRDLILKFRDEGRTVFISSHELSDVERICDRVAIINKGEMVHQGRLDQLLSGGRIEVTADNVDESLADKFRTGDTTVSFRAGRLIADIADSESPNAILDTIRSAGGEVVSVIPRRKRLEDLFLESVAGDNVAKGRKLSKMTDDHDDHKGGSSAAEAAEGEEVGS is encoded by the coding sequence GTGCTTCTTTTGAACCTGGCAATCGAAACAAAACAACTCACAAAAACCTACAAGACGAGCTCTGGCCCGCAAAGCGTGGTCAAAGATCTCGATTTGCAGGTTGAGCGCGGCGAGATTTTCGGCTTCCTCGGGCCTAACGGCGCCGGCAAGACGACCACGATCAAGATCCTTTTGGGGATCATCGAAGCCACAAGTGGGGAGGCGACGGTTCTTGGCAACCCGGCAGGCGACATCGAAAGCCACCGCCGGCTCAGCTACCTTCCCGAAAAGCCGTACTACTACGAGCACATGACAGGGCTCGAAATCACCCAGTTTTACGCCAGTCTGTTCGGCATCAAAGACCGCGACCTGTGCGAGCGCCTTTTGAACCGGGTGAACCTTGGCAACGACATGAATCGCCCGATCAGCCAATATTCGAAAGGGATGCAACAGCGGGTGGGATTGGCGCAGAGCCTGCTGAACGACCCCGAGCTGCTGTTCCTCGACGAACCGACGGGCGGTCTAGACCCGATTGCCCACATCGAGATCCGCGACCTCATCCTCAAATTCCGAGATGAAGGGCGGACAGTTTTCATCAGTTCGCACGAATTGAGCGATGTCGAACGCATTTGCGACCGGGTGGCCATCATCAACAAAGGCGAAATGGTTCACCAGGGTCGCTTGGATCAATTGTTGAGCGGTGGCCGCATCGAAGTCACTGCGGACAACGTGGACGAATCGCTTGCGGACAAATTCCGCACCGGAGACACGACGGTTAGCTTCCGGGCTGGTCGCTTGATCGCCGACATTGCCGACAGCGAGAGCCCCAACGCGATCTTGGACACGATTCGGTCGGCGGGCGGCGAAGTCGTCAGCGTGATCCCTCGCCGCAAGCGGCTGGAAGACTTGTTCTTGGAATCGGTTGCCGGCGACAACGTTGCTAAGGGGCGAAAACTCAGCAAAATGACTGACGACCACGACGACCACAAAGGCGGTTCATCTGCCGCAGAGGCTGCCGAAGGCGAGGAGGTGGGTTCGTGA
- a CDS encoding ABC transporter permease yields MNAVFSIAKTTIGEAIRRRVLLVILLIGVLFLVIAPGLSVLSARQNYTVLTSFTLGVIQLTSAVIAIVLTVYLLPNEVERRTIYTILSKPVYRWHFLLGKYLGAVGALGMMMLLMSTVLVLVFKIMQREASMEDVSRLATAPFFFFVQMSLLAAVAMFFSTFVSPIVNFFLSGGVYLVGTLFSPVFQDLSENKTLAAPVKGAATLIHTVVPNFAQYNIQGGIINQGPELRSVELYYAQIVLYAVFYIAVFLIAGMMIFDRKEV; encoded by the coding sequence GTGAACGCCGTCTTCTCCATTGCCAAAACGACGATCGGTGAGGCAATCCGCCGCCGCGTGCTTTTGGTCATCCTTTTGATCGGGGTTTTGTTCCTGGTTATCGCACCTGGTCTCAGCGTCCTGTCTGCCCGTCAAAACTACACGGTTCTGACGAGCTTCACTTTGGGTGTCATCCAGTTGACCAGTGCGGTCATCGCCATTGTTTTGACCGTCTACCTGCTGCCGAACGAGGTGGAGAGACGGACGATCTACACCATTTTGAGCAAGCCGGTTTACCGGTGGCACTTCTTGTTGGGCAAATACCTGGGTGCCGTCGGTGCCTTGGGCATGATGATGCTGTTGATGTCCACGGTTTTGGTTTTGGTGTTCAAGATCATGCAGCGTGAGGCCTCGATGGAAGACGTGAGCCGCTTGGCTACCGCGCCGTTCTTCTTCTTCGTCCAAATGAGCCTGCTGGCGGCGGTTGCGATGTTCTTCTCAACCTTCGTTTCGCCGATCGTCAACTTCTTCCTTTCCGGTGGTGTTTACTTGGTGGGAACTTTGTTCAGCCCGGTCTTCCAGGATCTCAGCGAGAACAAGACTTTGGCGGCCCCGGTGAAAGGTGCGGCGACACTCATCCACACAGTGGTTCCCAACTTCGCCCAGTACAACATCCAAGGCGGCATCATCAACCAAGGTCCGGAGTTGCGCTCGGTTGAGCTCTACTATGCCCAGATCGTGCTCTATGCGGTGTTCTACATCGCGGTGTTCCTGATCGCCGGCATGATGATCTTTGACCGGAAAGAGGTTTAG